The sequence CATCTCTTCCGCGGCGCCTCGCGGGCGCTCACCGACGAATATGACGGCGGTCTCGCCGAGCTGAAGGCGCTCGATCGGTCGAAGCTGCCCGAGCGCGATGTTGTTCTCCTGAATGCGACGTTGCAGCTCGCGCTCGACGTTCGCAAGCCATTTGCAGGCGGCCCCGCCGCCACCGCCGACAAGCCTCCGGCGACGCCGGCGCGTCTCGATCTCGCATCATCGAACGCGACACTCACGCGCGCGCAGAAGCAGCTCGGCGAACTCGAACTCCTCGCCAAGGATCGCCGCCCATGACCAAACTCAGCGGAACCTCCGGACAGCTCTTCTCAGGCCTCGCCGAGAGCCTCAACATGCGCGGTGCATCGCGCTCGGCAAAAGCAGCGGGGACGAAATCGCAGGCGGATTCGTCGTTCAACGATCTGCTTCACACCGTCTCGAACCTGGCGAAGCGGGCACTCAACGATGAGGCCAGCAGCACGACCGTGAAAGCCGGAACGCTGCGCGCGCGCCTGGCGCATCAGGCCGGGAAGGACGAAGCGGGGCAGGAACGCACAGACGTGGTCGACGAGGCCAGCTCCGGTCACAAGTCGTCCGGCCCAAAGACCGACCATGCGTCGCAGACCCAAGGTCCGGTCGACGATGCCGCGAAGGCGGACGTCTCGAACCGGTCGAGCATGCCCGCGATCGTTGGACAGGAGCTCGCGGCCGTACCAGCCGTGAGGTCACAGGTGCAATCGCCGGTGGGTGACGGGAAGGACGCCTCCGCGCGCGACGAGCGCTCCTCCACGCCGAAGCGCGAAGTTCAGGCTGCGGGCACGGCGAAGATCGCCGCCGCTGATCCCGCGCCGCCCGCCGCCGCCCCGATCGGCGCGCGTTCGCAGGCGGCAGTCGCCGCGCAGCAGGACAACGACGGGCCGTCAAAGGCATTGCCCGGAACGTCAGGCTTCGAGGCCGTCACGGCCAATGTCGAACGCGCCGTCAAGGCCTCGGCCCGGGACGCACTGCCCGAGGCGACCAAGGTCACGGTGGTCCAGCAGGAGACCCATCTGCCCCCGGCGCAGTTCAACGCGCCGCAACAGGTCGCCAATGCAGTGGTCGCGGAACTGAAGGAATCAGCGCCGACGGCCTCGTCCGCAGCGCCCGATCTCGCCGGGTCGCAGTCCAATGCGCCCGACCAGCCGCTGAAGATCCTGACCGTCAACCTGGAGCCGCCGGCGCTCGGCAATGTCACCGTGCGCCTCCGCCTGGTCGGCTCGGAAGTCTCGATCCACCTCGCTGCCGAACGCAAAGACACCAGCCTGATGCTGGACCAGCAGCGCGACTCGATCCGCGATCTGATGCAGTCGGCCGGTTACGTCGCCGACGTCGCGCCCGTCCAGCACGGCTCGCTCGATGGTTTTCAGAGCGGCTCCGGCCAGTCGCAGCCGCAGCCACATTTCTCTGGCCAGCAACAGTCACCCTCACAATCGCAAGGCACGTTCGACGGCGCCGGCACGTCGTCGGGGCAATCGGACGGCGATGCGAGACAGGCCCGGCAGGAGCGCCAGTCCAACCAGGAGACGCGTCATGACCAGGACGTGGCGCCGCAGATTAATCGCGGCCCTGTTTATTTGTAATGCCGGCGCGGCCCACGCGGCCACCGACAGCGCGCGCCCCTGCGAGCGCGAGATGGCGCGTGCGGCCCAGCAGCACGGTATCCCGCTCGGCATTCTCTATGCCGTCGGTCTCACCGAGACCGGACGGCGCGGGGCGCTCTATCCCTATGCGCTCGGCGCCGACGGTCAGACCGTGTTCGCCAAGGACATGAACGATGCGATCGCGAATTTCGAGGCGATGCGAGCCAAGGGCATCAAGCTGATCGATCTCGGCTGCATGCAGATCAACCACTATTATCATGGCGACAAGTTCGCCTCCGTGCAGGCGATGTTCGATCCCGCCAAGAATGTCGAATACGCCGCGCGCTTCCTGAAGGAGCTGAAGCAGCGCGAGGGCAGCTGGACCATGGCGGTCGCCCGCTACAATGCAGGCCCCAACAACCAGCCGGCGCAGAAGCGCTATGTCTGCCACATCGTCGCCCATCTCGTCTCGAGCGGCTTCGGCGCCTGGACCGACAAGGCGCGCTCGTTCTGTCAGCCGAAAACGACCTGACAACATGAAGTTGTGCATGGTTCCCGACCATCAGCCCCGCGCAAGCAAGAACCCTCATTGTAGCTGCAACCTTCCAAAGGAGCCCAATTCATGAGCCTGTATGGTGTTATGCGCACCGGTGTTTCCGGGATGGGCGCACAGTCCAACAAACTGTCGACGGTCTCGGACAACATCGCGAACGTCAACACGACCGGTTACAAGCGGGCTTCGACCGAATTCTCCTCGCTGATCCTGAAGAGCGGTTCGGGCAATTACGATTCCGGCGCCGTCGAGACGACGGTGCGCTACGCCATCAGCGACGCAGGGCATACGCAGTTCACCACCTCGACCACGGACCTCGCTGTCCAGGGCAACGGCTTCTTCGTGGTGTCGAACGCCAACAACACCCAGCAATATCTGACGCGCGCCGGTTCGTTCGTGCCGGACGCCCAGGGCAATCTGGTCAACGCGGCCGGCTACTACCTTCTGGGTCAGCCCGGCAAGGTGACCAATTTCTCGCAGAACAGCTTGTCCGGCATGCAGATCGTCAACATTGCCCAGGTTTCGCAAGTGCCCGTGCCGACGACGGCGGGGACACTCACGACCGGCAATCTGGATCCGAAAGCGGCTGTGATCGCCGGTCCGCCCGGACCGGCGTCATATTCGTCGAAGAGCTCGATCGTGGCCTACAACAATATCGGCCAGGCCGTTACGCTCGACGTCTACATGTCCCACACGGCGACGGCCGCCGGCTCGGATACCTGGCAGATTCAGGCTTACAACTCCGCGACAGGTGCGTCGGTCGGCGCCGCCACCACTTTCACCTTCGATACGACCGCAACCGGCAAAGGCGCGCTGGCTGCGGCGAGCCCGACGACTCTCTCCTTCACCGTCCCCGGCGGTGCGGCGACGACCCTGAACCTGTCGAACATGACGCAGACCGGAACCGACTTCAGCTTCAAGGCGACCGTCAATGGCAGCGCTCCATCGGCCATCGACAAGGTCAATGTCGACGATTCGGGCTTCGTGACGGCGGTCCTCAAGAACGGACAGCAACTGACGCTCTTCACCATCATGCTCGCCGACGTCGCGAGCCCCGACAATCTGACGCCGGAGCCCGGCAACGTCTATTCGACCAACATGAATTCCGGCAACGCGCAGGCCGGGAATGCCGGTACCGGCGGTCTCGGTACCGTCCAGTCGGGCGCCCTGGAAGACTCCAACGTCGACCTCGCGGACGAGCTCACCGGGATGATCGAGGCCCAGCGCGGCTTCACCGCCAACTCGAAATCGTTCCAGACCGGCGCCGACCTGCTCGACATCGTCGTCAACCTGAAGCGCTGAATTCTCCAGCGCCCGTTCCGGGCAAGAGCAAATCATGTCCCTTACCGCCGCTCTCGACTCCGCTCGCGCTTCACTCATGGCGTCGGGGATCCAGTCCTCGACGATCTCGCGCAACATCGCCGGTGCCAGCACTGCCGGCTATTCGCGCAAGATCGCCGTGCTGGACAACCTTCCCGGGGCTGGCGTCTATGTGGCGGCGATCCAGCGCGCCGCCAGCTCGGGTCTCTACAACAACGTCTTGACCGCGACCTCGTCGTCGGCCAAGGACGGCGCGATCTATGACGGTCTCCAGAAGATCGCAACTGCCACGGTGGACGATCCGGAGCTCGACCAGTCGCCGACCTCGCAGCTCAATGCGCTGAAGAAGGCGCTGCAGCAATATGCCAACGCCCCGGACAACACCACGCTGGCGCAGGCGGCGGTCACGTCCGCCAAGGACATGGCGACCTCCCTCAACGAGGCGACCAAGACCGTGCAATCGGTCCGCGAGGGGGCGGATGCCGACATGGCGACCTCGGTCGCCAACATCAACCAGCTCCTCTCCCAGTTCGACAAGGTCAACAATGCGATCGTAAGGGGGACGATTGCCGGTGATGACGTCACCGACTATCTCGACCAGCGCGACAGCATCGTCTCGAAGCTGTCGGAGGAAGTCGGCGTCTCGATGTCGATCCGCACCAACGGCGATGCTGCGCTCTATACCGACAGCGGCGTCGTTCTGTTCGACAAGACGGCGCGAACGGTCAGCTTCACGGCGACCAACATCTATTCGCCCGGCACCACGGGGAACGCAGTCGTCATCGACGGCGTCCCGGTGACCGGCGCCAATTCGGTGATGCCGCTGAAGTCGGGCAAGCTCGCGGGTCTCGCTCAGCTGCGTGACCGGGACTCCGTCACCTATCAGAGTCAGCTCGACGAAATCGCGCGCGGCCTGATCAACACCTTCAGGGAGAGCGATCAGACCGCCGCGGCGCTGCCCGACGTTCCCGGTCTCTTCACCTATCCCGGCGCGCCGGCGATGCCGGCGAGCGCCACCGTCTCGGTCGGCCTTGCCGGCCTGATCAGTGTCGCGGCGTCAGTCGATCCGGCGCTGGGCGGCAATCCCAATCTGCTGCGCGACGGCGCGATCAGCGGCAACCCTGCATACAGATACAACACCGCCGGCAATGGCGGCTACTCGGCCCGGCTGCAGCAGCTCATCGGCGGCATGGATGCGGCGCAGCCCTTCGATGCGACCACGCAAGGCAAGCCGAGCGGCAGCCTGATCGACTACGCGTCGTCGTCGACGAGCTGGATCGAAAACCAGCGCAAGACCGCGGACTCCAACGCCACCTACCAGAAAACGCTGCTCGACCGCAGCACCGCGGCGCTGTCGAACGTCAGCGGCGTCAACATGGACGACGAGATGTCCTTGATGCTTCAGGTCGAGCGCACCTATTCGGCCTCGTCGAAGATCATCTCGACCGTCGACGAAATGTTGCAGAGCCTGCTGGCTGCCGTGGGGAATTAAGCCATGATGAGCGCGAACTACATCTCGACCTTGATGCTGTCCTCGTCGCTGAGGACCTCGATCACGAACAACCAGGCTGCGCTCAGCAAGGCGTCGACGGAAGCGACCACCGGCCGTTTCGCCGATGTCGGCCTCGAGCTTGGCGCCACGACGGGAAGCGACCTCACCCTGCGGGCGGACTGGAGCTTCGCCGATCAGCTCGTCGATACCAACGAGCTCGTCTCGGGACGGCTCGACGTGACGCAAGCCCGGATCACCCAGCTCGGCACGACCGCAACGGACTTCCTCAAGGACCTGATCGCGGCTCGCAGCACCGACAACGGCGGCCGGATCGTTCTGCCGCCTGCGTCCGCCAACCTCCAGGATCTGATTGGCGCGCTGAACGTCTCCTATAACGGCTCGTATCTCTTCTCGGGCGTCAACACGCAGAACCAGCCGGTCACGCCCTATGCCACGGGCTCGGCCAGCAAGAACCGGGTCGACGCCGATTTCCTTGCGAACTTCGGCTTCTCGCAATCCTCGGCCAGCGTGAGCGGCATAACCCCCGCACAGATGCAGACGTTCCTCAACACCACCTTCGATACCGAGTTCGCGAGCCCGGCCTGGAACACCAACTGGTCGTCGGCCACCGACCAGGTCATGCAAAGCCGCATCTCCACGACCGAGATCGCAGATACGTCCGTCAGCGCCAACCAGCCCGGCTTCCGCAAGCTCGCCGAGGCCTACACCATGATGGCGGATCTCGGTAACGCGAAACTGAGCCAGGAGACGTTCCAGGTCGTCGTGGACAAGGCCATCGGCCTCGTCGGCAGCGCAATTTCTGATCTCGCGACCCTCGGCGGCAGCGTCGGCACGGTCCAGCAGCGGATCACCTCCGCAACCGACAAGCTCAAGACGCAGCAGGACATTCTGAACAATCAGATCGTCGGTATGGAGAAGGTCGATCCGACGGAAGCCTCGGTCCGGGTCAACACCCTGCAGACCCAGATCCAGACGGCGCTGGCGCTGACCTCACAGCTCCAGAAGATCAGCCTCATCAACTATCTCTGAGCCAAGCTCGTTTTTCGAGGTTCACGACCCTTGTCTTGTTATTCCGTTTCCTGCGCAGAGTGGTCCTGATGACGTTTGAAGCCTATGCATCGGTCGTCGACGAGAGCGGCTATGAGGCGAGAGGCCGCGAGCGCCAGGCGCTCAGTCTCGGCATCGATCGCCTCGAGCGGCTTCAGAAGGGACGCTACAGTTTCGAGGATCACGTCCAGAGCCTGCTCTATGTGCGGCGGCTGTGGACGATCTTCATCGAGGATCTCGCGCATCCGGAAAACGGGCTTCCCGAGAAGCTGCGCGCGGAGATCATCTCGATCGGCTTGTGGGTCATCAAGGAGGCCGATCGCCTTCGCGAAGAGAGGTCGGATGACGTCGCGCAGCTCATCGAAATCAACCGCCTGATCCGAGACGCGCTCTAATGAAGATATCCTTGCGGGCGGGCGAACGGATCTACATCAACGGCGCGGTGCTGCGCGTGGACCGCAAGGTCTCCGTCGAGCTCGTCAACGACGTCATGTTCCTGCTCGAAGGGCAGATCATGCAAGCGTCCGACGCCACTACTGCGATGCGGCAGCTCTATTTCATCGTTCAGCTCATGCTGATGAACCCGACCGATGTCCGCGACGCTTCGGCGCTCTACGCGCAGCACCACGCGGCCCTGGTCGCGGTGTGCGAAAGCCGCGAGATGCTGGAGGGGCTTGCCGCGGTCGACGAGCTGGTCGAGGCGACACGTTATTTCGAGGCCCTCAAGCGGATCCGGGCGCTGTTCCCGGTGGAGCAGGCCATCCTGGCCGGCGCCACGATCGTTTCCCCATTCCAGGCTGCCTGACAGCGGAGAGGCACATGAACGTCACCAGCGCGACCGACAGCACCAGCAAGTCGACCAGCACCACGACGACCACGTCGAGCAACAGCGTCGACTACAATACCTTTCTTCAGCTTCTCGTCGCCGAGATGAAGAACCAGGATCCGACCAATCCGATGGACACCTCGCAATATATGAGCCAGTTCGCGCAGCTCTCGACGGTCGAGCAGGCGATGCAGACCAATACCAAGCTGGATGCGCTGCTGTCCTCGCAGTCGTTGTCGCAGGCCGACGCATTGATCGGAAAGACCGTCAGCTTCACCGACTCGACCGGCGCGACCTTCTCCGGCAAGGTCAAGTCCATCTCCATCAACAGCGACGGCTCCATCGCGACCCTCGAGAACGGCACGAAAGTCGCCGTCGGGCCCGGCCTCACGATCAGCCAGTCATGAACGAGCGCGACGCCCTCGACATCGTCCAGGCGGCGATCTGGACCATCATCGTCGCCTCCGGGCCTGCGGTCGGCGCGGCAATGCTGGTCGGCACCATCATTGCACTGATGCAGGCCTTGACCCAGATCCAGGAGGTGACGCTGACCTTCGTTCCGAAGATCATCGTCATTCTCGTGGTCGTCGCCGTCTCCGGCTCGTTCATCGGCGCCCATCTCTCCACCTTCACCGAGATGGTCTATTCGCATATCGAGCGGGGCTTCTGAGCCGCGAGGCGGCCACCACCCTCGCGTAAGCTTTGCGCGGCAGATTACGGGGCGGACCCTCTGCCGGTGACCCATGGCCGATACGTTAGCTGCTAGCCTGCCCAGCCCCCGCCGATTCGGGGCGGACGCCTTCTTTGCGGCCGGCATCGTGACCATGCTCACGATCCTGTTCCTGCCGATCCCGCCGATCCTGATCGATCTAGGCCTCGCCTTCTCGATCGCGCTGTCGGCGCTGATCCTGATGGTCGCGCTGTGGATCCAGCGGCCGCTGGATTTTTCGGCCTTCCCGACCGTGCTGCTGATCGCGACCATCCTGCGCCTCGCGCTCAACATCGCGACCACGCGCCTCATCCTGTCGCGAGGCGGGGAGGGCGAGCACGCCGCCGGCTATGTCGTCGCCGGCTTCTCCAAATTCGTCATGGGCGGCGACTTCGTCATCGGCCTGATCATCTTCGCAATCCTGGTCACGGTGAATTTCGTCGTGATCACCAAGGGCGCAACCCGTATCGCCGAGGTCGGCGCCCGTTTCACCCTGGACGCCATCCCCGGCAAGCAGATGGCGATCGACGCGGATCTGTCCGCGGGTCTGATCGACGACAAGGAAGCCCAGCGCCGCCGCCGCGAGCTCGAAGAGGAAAGCGCGTTCTTCGGCGCCATGGACGGTGCTTCGAAATTCGTTCGCGGCGACGCCATCGCCGGTCTGCTCATCACCGCGATCAACATCTTCGGCGGCATCGTGATCGGCGTCACCCATCACGGCCTCACGCTGTCGCGCGCCGCCGACGTCTACACCAAGCTCTCCGTCGGCGACGGTCTGGTGTCGCAGATGCCGGCGCTGATCGTGTCGCTGTCCGCGGGCCTGCTGGTCTCCAAGGGTGGCACCAGGGGTTCGGCGGAACAGGCCGTGCTCCGGCAGCTCGGCGGCTATCCTCGCGCGGTGTCGGCCGCCGCGCTGATGATGTTCGTGCTCGCGCTGATGCCGGGGCTGCCGATGCCGCCTTTCGTGCTGCTCGGCGGCGTCATGGCCTTCGTCGGCTACACCTTGCCCAAGCGGCAGGCGGCTGAGAAGCAGAAGGAAGATGCGCGCAAGGCCGACGAGCGCGCCCAGGCCCAGGCCCAGGAATCGGTCAAGGAATCGCTGAAGACGGCGGAGATCGAGCTGGCGCTCGGCGGCCATCTTTCGGTCCACCTCCTGGGCTCGCGCACCGAGCTTGGCCACCGCGTCGCCAAGATCCGCAAGAAGTTCGCCAAGCAGTATGGCTTCGTGATTCCCGAGATCAAGCTCACCGACAATCTGTCGATCGATCCCAAGAGCTACCAGATCCGCATCCACGACACCCGCGTCGCCCACGGCGAGCTCAGGCTCGGCGAGGTGCTGGTGCTCGTCGACAAGGACGGCAAGCCCGACGTGCCCGGCGAGGAGGTGATCGAGCCCGCCTTCGGCATGAAGGCACTGTGGGTGACGGAAGCCTTCGCCGACGAGGTCAGGCGGCAGGGCTGCAAGCCGGTCGACAATCTGTCGGTGCTGCTCACGCATTTGAGCGAAGTCATCCGGGCGAACCTCGCCCAGCTCCTGTCCTACAAGGACATGCGCGGGCTGCTCGACCGGCTCGATCCCGAATACAAGCGCCTGGTCGAGGATCTCTGCCCCTCGCAGATCTCCTACTCCGGCCTGCTGGCGATCCTGAAGATCCTGCTGGCCGAGCGCGTGTCGATCCGCAACCTGCATCTGATCCTCGAGGCGATTGCCGAGATCGCCCCCCATGTGCGGCGCTCCGAGCAGGTCGCAGAGCATGTGCGCACCCGCCTTGCCCAGCAGATCTGCGGCGATCTCTCCGACAATGGCGTGCTCAACGTGGTCCGCCTCGGCAATCGCTGGGATCTCGCTTTCCACCAGAGCCTGAAGCGCGACGCCAAGGGCGACGTCGTCGAATTCGACGCCGATCCGCGGCTCATCGAGCAGTTCGCGACGGAAGCCAGCGCCGCCATCCGCAAGTTCACCGAGAACGGCACCAGCGTGGTGCTGGCGGTGACCCCCGAAGCACGCCCCTATGTCCGGATGATCCTGGAGCGGGTGTTCCCGACGCTGCCGATCCTGTCGCATGTCGAAGTGGCGCGCAGCTCCGAGATCCGTGCGCTCGGAGCCATATCGTGATCAGCGGCCTCGCCGACAGCGTGCTGGTGACGTTCATCGTGTTCTGCCGCATCGGCGCCTGCCTGATGTTCGTACCGGGCTATTCCAGCGTCAACGTCCCGGCCCAAGTCCGGCTGTTCATCGCGCTGGTCACGACGTTCGCGCTGACGCCGATCCTGATCGCGGTACTGAAACCTCTGACCGACAACGCGGCGCCGCTGTCGCTCGCGCTGCTGATCGGCACGGAGATCCTGGTCGGGAGCGTCATCGGCCTCGGCGGACGCGTGTTCTTCCTCGCGCTCCAGACCATGGCAACCGTGATGGCGAGCGCGATCGGACTGAGCAACATCCCGGGAACGCCCGTCGGCGATACCGATCCGGCGCCCGCGCTGGTGCCGCTGATCATGGCATCGGTCACCACGCTGTTCTTCATGACCGACCAGCACTGGCAGGTGCTGCGTGGGCTGATGAACTCCTACGACGTCTGGCATCCCGGCAGCAGGATCGGCGGCAGCATGGCGCTCGACCAGCTCGTGGGCCGCCTGTCGGAAGCGTTCGTGCTGACGCTGCGGATCGCCAGCCCCTTCATCGTCTATTCCGTCATCGTCAACTTCGCGGTCGGACTGATCAACAAGCTGACGCCGGCGATCCCGGTCTATTTCATCTCGGTGCCC is a genomic window of Bradyrhizobium sp. CB1717 containing:
- the flhA gene encoding flagellar biosynthesis protein FlhA; the protein is MADTLAASLPSPRRFGADAFFAAGIVTMLTILFLPIPPILIDLGLAFSIALSALILMVALWIQRPLDFSAFPTVLLIATILRLALNIATTRLILSRGGEGEHAAGYVVAGFSKFVMGGDFVIGLIIFAILVTVNFVVITKGATRIAEVGARFTLDAIPGKQMAIDADLSAGLIDDKEAQRRRRELEEESAFFGAMDGASKFVRGDAIAGLLITAINIFGGIVIGVTHHGLTLSRAADVYTKLSVGDGLVSQMPALIVSLSAGLLVSKGGTRGSAEQAVLRQLGGYPRAVSAAALMMFVLALMPGLPMPPFVLLGGVMAFVGYTLPKRQAAEKQKEDARKADERAQAQAQESVKESLKTAEIELALGGHLSVHLLGSRTELGHRVAKIRKKFAKQYGFVIPEIKLTDNLSIDPKSYQIRIHDTRVAHGELRLGEVLVLVDKDGKPDVPGEEVIEPAFGMKALWVTEAFADEVRRQGCKPVDNLSVLLTHLSEVIRANLAQLLSYKDMRGLLDRLDPEYKRLVEDLCPSQISYSGLLAILKILLAERVSIRNLHLILEAIAEIAPHVRRSEQVAEHVRTRLAQQICGDLSDNGVLNVVRLGNRWDLAFHQSLKRDAKGDVVEFDADPRLIEQFATEASAAIRKFTENGTSVVLAVTPEARPYVRMILERVFPTLPILSHVEVARSSEIRALGAIS
- the flgK gene encoding flagellar hook-associated protein FlgK, with protein sequence MSLTAALDSARASLMASGIQSSTISRNIAGASTAGYSRKIAVLDNLPGAGVYVAAIQRAASSGLYNNVLTATSSSAKDGAIYDGLQKIATATVDDPELDQSPTSQLNALKKALQQYANAPDNTTLAQAAVTSAKDMATSLNEATKTVQSVREGADADMATSVANINQLLSQFDKVNNAIVRGTIAGDDVTDYLDQRDSIVSKLSEEVGVSMSIRTNGDAALYTDSGVVLFDKTARTVSFTATNIYSPGTTGNAVVIDGVPVTGANSVMPLKSGKLAGLAQLRDRDSVTYQSQLDEIARGLINTFRESDQTAAALPDVPGLFTYPGAPAMPASATVSVGLAGLISVAASVDPALGGNPNLLRDGAISGNPAYRYNTAGNGGYSARLQQLIGGMDAAQPFDATTQGKPSGSLIDYASSSTSWIENQRKTADSNATYQKTLLDRSTAALSNVSGVNMDDEMSLMLQVERTYSASSKIISTVDEMLQSLLAAVGN
- the flbT gene encoding flagellar biosynthesis repressor FlbT, coding for MKISLRAGERIYINGAVLRVDRKVSVELVNDVMFLLEGQIMQASDATTAMRQLYFIVQLMLMNPTDVRDASALYAQHHAALVAVCESREMLEGLAAVDELVEATRYFEALKRIRALFPVEQAILAGATIVSPFQAA
- a CDS encoding flagellar hook-length control protein FliK, which produces MTKLSGTSGQLFSGLAESLNMRGASRSAKAAGTKSQADSSFNDLLHTVSNLAKRALNDEASSTTVKAGTLRARLAHQAGKDEAGQERTDVVDEASSGHKSSGPKTDHASQTQGPVDDAAKADVSNRSSMPAIVGQELAAVPAVRSQVQSPVGDGKDASARDERSSTPKREVQAAGTAKIAAADPAPPAAAPIGARSQAAVAAQQDNDGPSKALPGTSGFEAVTANVERAVKASARDALPEATKVTVVQQETHLPPAQFNAPQQVANAVVAELKESAPTASSAAPDLAGSQSNAPDQPLKILTVNLEPPALGNVTVRLRLVGSEVSIHLAAERKDTSLMLDQQRDSIRDLMQSAGYVADVAPVQHGSLDGFQSGSGQSQPQPHFSGQQQSPSQSQGTFDGAGTSSGQSDGDARQARQERQSNQETRHDQDVAPQINRGPVYL
- the flgD gene encoding flagellar hook assembly protein FlgD, which gives rise to MNVTSATDSTSKSTSTTTTTSSNSVDYNTFLQLLVAEMKNQDPTNPMDTSQYMSQFAQLSTVEQAMQTNTKLDALLSSQSLSQADALIGKTVSFTDSTGATFSGKVKSISINSDGSIATLENGTKVAVGPGLTISQS
- a CDS encoding flagellar hook protein FlgE encodes the protein MSLYGVMRTGVSGMGAQSNKLSTVSDNIANVNTTGYKRASTEFSSLILKSGSGNYDSGAVETTVRYAISDAGHTQFTTSTTDLAVQGNGFFVVSNANNTQQYLTRAGSFVPDAQGNLVNAAGYYLLGQPGKVTNFSQNSLSGMQIVNIAQVSQVPVPTTAGTLTTGNLDPKAAVIAGPPGPASYSSKSSIVAYNNIGQAVTLDVYMSHTATAAGSDTWQIQAYNSATGASVGAATTFTFDTTATGKGALAAASPTTLSFTVPGGAATTLNLSNMTQTGTDFSFKATVNGSAPSAIDKVNVDDSGFVTAVLKNGQQLTLFTIMLADVASPDNLTPEPGNVYSTNMNSGNAQAGNAGTGGLGTVQSGALEDSNVDLADELTGMIEAQRGFTANSKSFQTGADLLDIVVNLKR
- the fliQ gene encoding flagellar biosynthesis protein FliQ, which codes for MNERDALDIVQAAIWTIIVASGPAVGAAMLVGTIIALMQALTQIQEVTLTFVPKIIVILVVVAVSGSFIGAHLSTFTEMVYSHIERGF
- a CDS encoding transglycosylase SLT domain-containing protein, whose protein sequence is MTRTWRRRLIAALFICNAGAAHAATDSARPCEREMARAAQQHGIPLGILYAVGLTETGRRGALYPYALGADGQTVFAKDMNDAIANFEAMRAKGIKLIDLGCMQINHYYHGDKFASVQAMFDPAKNVEYAARFLKELKQREGSWTMAVARYNAGPNNQPAQKRYVCHIVAHLVSSGFGAWTDKARSFCQPKTT
- a CDS encoding flagellar hook-associated family protein, which produces MMSANYISTLMLSSSLRTSITNNQAALSKASTEATTGRFADVGLELGATTGSDLTLRADWSFADQLVDTNELVSGRLDVTQARITQLGTTATDFLKDLIAARSTDNGGRIVLPPASANLQDLIGALNVSYNGSYLFSGVNTQNQPVTPYATGSASKNRVDADFLANFGFSQSSASVSGITPAQMQTFLNTTFDTEFASPAWNTNWSSATDQVMQSRISTTEIADTSVSANQPGFRKLAEAYTMMADLGNAKLSQETFQVVVDKAIGLVGSAISDLATLGGSVGTVQQRITSATDKLKTQQDILNNQIVGMEKVDPTEASVRVNTLQTQIQTALALTSQLQKISLINYL
- the flaF gene encoding flagellar biosynthesis regulator FlaF, which translates into the protein MTFEAYASVVDESGYEARGRERQALSLGIDRLERLQKGRYSFEDHVQSLLYVRRLWTIFIEDLAHPENGLPEKLRAEIISIGLWVIKEADRLREERSDDVAQLIEINRLIRDAL
- the fliR gene encoding flagellar biosynthesis protein FliR, with protein sequence MISGLADSVLVTFIVFCRIGACLMFVPGYSSVNVPAQVRLFIALVTTFALTPILIAVLKPLTDNAAPLSLALLIGTEILVGSVIGLGGRVFFLALQTMATVMASAIGLSNIPGTPVGDTDPAPALVPLIMASVTTLFFMTDQHWQVLRGLMNSYDVWHPGSRIGGSMALDQLVGRLSEAFVLTLRIASPFIVYSVIVNFAVGLINKLTPAIPVYFISVPFVLFGGFLLLYLTSDELLTQFILGVSSWLAE